Proteins encoded by one window of Macaca mulatta isolate MMU2019108-1 chromosome 10, T2T-MMU8v2.0, whole genome shotgun sequence:
- the DEFB127 gene encoding beta-defensin 127 — MVYIAIFTFGALAAPLLESLAVGLFMIIVILLFQKPTVTEQLKTCWDNYVQGHCRKICRVNALCENGRYCCLNIKELEACKKITNSPHPKPATLALTLPQDYVTITEKFPILKT; from the exons ATGGTTTATATTGCCATATTCACTTTTGGAG CTTTGGCTGCACCTCTTCTGGAAAGCCTGGCCGTGGGGCTCTTCATGATCATTGTAATTCTGCTGTTCCAGAAACCCACAG TAACTGAACAACTTAAGACGTGCTGGGATAACTATGTACAAGGACATTGCAGGAAAATCTGCAGAGTAAATGCACTATGTGAAAATGGGAGATATTGTTGCCTCAATATCAAGGAACTGGAAGCatgtaaaaaaattacaaactcaCCTCATCCAAAGCCAGCAACACTAGCACTGACTCTTCCTCAAGACTATGTTACAATAACAGAAAAATTCCCAATCTTGAAGACATAA
- the DEFB128 gene encoding beta-defensin 128 produces MKLFLVLIILLFEVLTDGARLKKCFNNVTGYCRKKCKVGEIHEIGCLSGKLCCVNDEENKKHVPFKKPHQQPVEKLSMQQDYVILPTITIFTV; encoded by the exons ATGAAGCTGTTTCTGGTTCTCATTATTCTGCTGTTTGAGGTACTCACAG ATGGGGCAAGACTCAAAAAATGCTTCAATAATGTAACAGGCTATTGCAGGAAGAAATGCAAGGTAGGAGAAATACATGAAATAGGATGTCTAAGTGGGAAATTATGTTGTGTTAatgatgaagaaaacaaaaaacatgtgcCATTTAAGAAGCCACATCAACAACCTGTTGAGAAGCTGAGCATGCAGCAGGATTACGTCATCTTACCCACCATCACCATTTTCACAGTCTAA